The Leifsonia poae region GGCCCGAGCGGATGCACGGCGTTCATCGCCTCGTCCACGAGGGCGCTCAGGTCGGAGCCGGGATTCTCGGCCCAGTGGAGCGAAGCCGCTTCCATGCTCGTGAGGGCCGCTCCGACGATCGCGATGGCTGTCAGGCTCGGCGCGTCTGAGCCGGTCGAGGAGTGCAGGCGCTTCTCGATGAGGGGTGCGAGGTTCGCCACCCATCGGCGGCGACGGTCTTCGATGCTTGCCTGAACGCCCGCTTCGTCACGAAGCATCAATTGCAGTCGACGCGACCGTTCCTGGTTCGTCTCCTGGAGCTTCACGAAAACCTGGAAGGCGGCTCGGAGGGCGTCCCAGGCTGTGCGCTCCGGCGGCTGTCGATGCAGCGATTCCACCAGGCGATCCCCGGATTCCACGAGGCGACTCAGGAGGAGGTCGTCTTTGCCGGTGAAGTAGCGG contains the following coding sequences:
- a CDS encoding TetR family transcriptional regulator → MTSTTTDTALRDVTRLAVRNEVLRQAWELFATQGFESTTIEQVAEASGMSRRTFFRYFTGKDDLLLSRLVESGDRLVESLHRQPPERTAWDALRAAFQVFVKLQETNQERSRRLQLMLRDEAGVQASIEDRRRRWVANLAPLIEKRLHSSTGSDAPSLTAIAIVGAALTSMEAASLHWAENPGSDLSALVDEAMNAVHPLGPAAGHVTGD